One Fulvia fulva chromosome 8, complete sequence DNA window includes the following coding sequences:
- a CDS encoding Cytosolic Fe-S cluster assembly factor nbp35 — protein MAPSLEEPMPSVASAIDSYRKKAPSLVAPEPEHCPGPEGEQAGKADACAGCPNQQICASAPKGPDPDIPIITQRLARVKHKILVLSGKGGVGKSTFTTMLSHAFASNPDNNVGIMDTDICGPSIPKMMGVETETIHVTSTGWEPVWVTDNLGVMSVQFMLPNRDDAVIWRGPKKNGLIKQFLKDVEWGEMDYLFVDTPPGTSDEHLSVNTFLKEAGIDGAVLVTTPQEVSLLDVRKEIDFCRKAGIKVLGLVENMSGFVCPKCTHQSDIFRATTGGGRRLAKETGVPFLGAVPLDPRIGMSCDFGESFFDNFGDSPACEALKGVVRRVGEEIGVGADQVLADE, from the coding sequence ATGGCGCCGTCGTTGGAAGAGCCGATGCCGTCGGTAGCATCTGCCATCGATTCATATCGGAAGAAAGCACCTTCCCTGGTCGCACCCGAGCCCGAACATTGCCCAGGCCCGGAAGGAGAGCAAGCAGGCAAAGCAGATGCCTGTGCTGGATGCCCAAACCAGCAAATATGTGCATCGGCGCCGAAAGGCCCAGATCCAGATATCCCGATCATCACACAACGTCTGGCACGTGTCAAGCACAAGATTCTGGTGCTGAGTGGCAAAGGTGGAGTTGGCAAGAGCACATTCACCACTATGCTTTCACATGCTTTCGCCAGCAATCCTGATAACAATGTCGGCATCATGGACACAGACATATGTGGTCCGAGCATACCAAAGATGATGGGTGTCGAGACCGAGACGATTCATGTCACAAGCACAGGCTGGGAGCCCGTGTGGGTCACTGACAATCTTGGCGTCATGAGTGTGCAGTTCATGCTTCCCAACCGTGATGATGCTGTCATCTGGCGTGGACCCAAGAAGAACGGATTGATCAAGCAGTTCTTGAAGGACGTCGAGTGGGGCGAGATGGATTACCTTTTCGTCGACACGCCTCCAGGCACTTCAGACGAACACTTAAGTGTCAACACCTTTCTGAAGGAGGCTGGTATCGACGGCGCAGTCCTTGTGACGACCCCACAAGAAGTCAGTCTGCTCGATGTACGGAAAGAGATCGACTTCTGTCGTAAAGCTGGCATCAAAGTGCTGGGCTTGGTTGAGAACATGAGCGGCTTTGTGTGCCCAAAGTGCACGCATCAATCAGACATCTTCCGAGCCACCACTGGTGGTGGGAGAAGATTGGCAAAGGAGACTGGCGTTCCGTTCCTGGGTGCCGTGCCTCTTGACCCAAGAATTGGCATGAGCTGCGACTTTGGCGAGAGCTTCTTTGACAACTTTGGGGATTCGCCCGCTTGCGAAGCTCTGAAAGGTGTAGTCAGGCGCGTTGGAGAGGAGATCGGTGTTGGCGCCGACCAGGTGCTTGCAGATGAGTGA
- a CDS encoding Phosphatidylethanolamine N-methyltransferase, producing the protein MSRKDSIMAEPNGGPPGHDVSGLRERTSQRPEMPQKAQSVDTAQEAVHALNAPEAAQNKKEKDKKTYGRTPDGTVFTVPHTEDMVSQLFDPTQPKNVSDLIIVGALAGQVLLMYILPKQLRLPVSALVFLFWRWCYNFGIGWLLHNQSHHKLLLAWAKKTRIFDTPERGNPRPALYKFIKREMEAKIPRDYKFEEAPIEYNTWLLFRRIVDMILMSDFTAFVLFAYVNGGRPENEKLAMTVGRWVGGWALILFNLWVKLDAHRVVGDFAWFWGDFFFLIDQDLTFDGVYDLAPHPMYSIGYVGFYGIAMLAASYKVLFISIIAHAAQLAFLAIVESPHIDRVYNSPAPVRRSEDVPDSPPKRPQYQTRMLSAGHINGMPPLASTAQPSPVHNLVGFQNIDLHRVTDVSVILLQVYMYSFAFLTPSTWQWQTFFVFSATMWRLWYSAGIAFILDRQSNKKWWTRHFIKFGEGTEEAWRQWKGIYHISMVMCYTSFICAAWKMYGLPDDWTYGSSTLRHVLGAALISLQIWTIASIYESLGEFGWFFGDFFFDQTRTQLTYDGIYRFLNNPERTIGLAGVWGAAIITWSKAIFFLALLSHTLTLCFIQFVEKPHMQKLYRQNLREQSGVSKSIKRSLPTPLQQWQGRVDRVLDETLDSLEDFIDAAGPKLAAGFSSMVKDSSTLFRQFPARLTVTSIAPDLAGYNPKDYSIEIETDVPGVKAGDVGFSGREGENGQSPLQRRDSFERVVVQYGSPIKVRWYAPLNHSKKDWIGLYRVGDNLSRDVTKIGSQGRWIATNPGAYDYSKADKGVLVADQRVSAAERKEGESKEFMTGEIEFAGDKLWWTQGVFEFRYHHDGKYNVMAVSLPFEIKINRFDNDDIDHNNGMVRNAIEQALLPVIQNCFDRDPDVAPRSVDEQFGPTLEREGKYAKRVVYAVQQMFGIEFAPEVVQADGNVRNLAWRICNAKKVLAPYSLQQSMGVGTPE; encoded by the exons ATGAGCAGGAAGGACTCGATCATGGCCGAACCGAACGGAGGGCCACCGGGCCACGATGTCAGCGGACTCCGAGAGAGAACATCACAGCGGCCAGAAATGCCTCAAAAAGCGCAGTCAGTGGACACAGCACAGGAAGCTGTACACGCGTTGAATGCGCCAGAGGCAGCACAGAACAAGAAGGAGAAGGACAAGAAGACATATGGACGAACTCCAGACGGCACGG TGTTTACGGTGCCTCATACAGAAGATATGGTGTCACAGCTTTTCGACCCAACCCAACCAAAGAACGTCTCCGATCTCATCATTGTCGGCGCCTTAGCTGGACAAGTGCTGTTGATGTACATCCTGCCAAAGCAACTACGACTCCCGGTCTCTGCCCTCGTGTTTCTCTTCTGGAGGTGGTGCTACAACTTTGGCATTGGCTGGCTTCTGCACAACCAATCCCACCATAAACTTCTTCTCGCCTGGGCCAAGAAGACGAGGATATTCGACACACCCGAACGCGGCAATCCTCGCCCTGCCTTGTACAAATTCATCAAGCGAGAAATGGAAGCCAAGATCCCCAGGGACTATAAGTTCGAAGAAGCGCCAATCGAGTACAATACATGGCTCCTGTTCCGCCGTATTGTAGACATGATCCTGATGTCTGACTTCACTGCATTCGTCCTGTTCGCTTACGTGAACGGCGGCCGCCCTGAGAATGAAAAGCTCGCCATGACTGTCGGCCGGTGGGTCGGTGGTTGGGCACTGATCTTGTTCAACCTATGGGTGAAGCTCGATGCGCACAGAGTCGTAGGCGACTTTGCTTGGTTCTGGGGCGATTTCTTCTTCCTCATTGACCAGGATCTGACGTTCGACGGCGTGTACGATCTTGCACCACATCCCATGTACTCGATCGGATACGTTGGCTTCTACGGCATTGCCATGCTAGCTGCTAGCTACAAGGTCTTGTTCATTTCGATCATCGCTCACGCAGCGCAGCTGGCCTTCCTCGCTATTGTGGAGTCGCCACACATCGATCG TGTCTACAACTCACCTGCGCCCGTCCGACGCTCTGAGGATGTGCCTGATTCTCCACCAAAGCGACCACAATACCAGACCAGGATGTTGAGCGCCGGGCACATCAACGGCATGCCTCCACTTGCATCAACGGCGCAGCCATCACCGGTACACAACCTTGTCGGCTTCCAAAACATTGACCTGCACCGCGTTACCGATGTCTCGGTCATCCTTTTGCAGGTCTACATGTACAGCTTCGCCTTCCTGACACCATCCACCTGGCAATGGCAAACCTTCTTCGTGTTCAGTGCGACCATGTGGCGTCTCTGGTACTCCGCTGGCATTGCCTTCATCCTGGACAGACAGTCGAATAAGAAGTGGTGGACACGCCACTTTATCAAGTTTGGCGAAGGTACCGAAGAGGCCTGGCGACAATGGAAAGGCATCTACCACATCAGCATGGTAATGTGCTACACCAGCTTTATCTGTGCGGCCTGGAAGATGTATG GCCTACCGGATGACTGGACGTACGGCAGCTCCACGTTGCGACATGTCCTTGGTGCTGCACTAATCTCGCTCCAAATTTGGACCATTGCTAGTATCTACGAATCGCTAGGCGAATTCGGCTGGTTCTTTGGCGATTTCTTCTTCGACCAAACAAGGACTCAACTGACCTACGATGGCATCTACCGCTTCCTCAACAACCCAGAGCGGACCATCGGACTGGCTGGCGTCTGGGGTGCAGCCATTATAACCTGGAGCAAGGCGATCTTTTTCTTGGCTCTTCTCAGCCACACCTTGACGCTGTGCTTCATCCAGTTCGTGGAGAAGCCACACATGCAGAAGCTGTACCGGCAGAACCTACGCGAGCAGTCAGGCGTCTCTAAGAGCATCAAGCGCTCCCTTCCCACGCCACTGCAACAATGGCAAGGCCGCGTCGACCGAGTGCTGGATGAGACACTGGACTCGCTTGAGGACTTCATCGATGCAGCAGGACCGAAACTCGCAGCGGGCTTCAGCAGCATGGTCAAGGACTCAAGCACTCTGTTCAGACAGTTCCCGGCGCGTCTTACTGTGACCAGCATTGCGCCAGATCTCGCTGGCTATAATCCAAAAGACTACTCCATCGAGATCGAGACTGACGTCCCTGGCGTCAAAGCAGGTGATGTCGGTTTTAGCGGTCGAGAGGGAGAGAATGGACAAAGTCCACTCCAGCGCAGAGATAGCTTCGAGCGCGTCGTTGTCCAATACGGCTCGCCCATCAAGGTCAGATGGTACGCACCTCTAAACCACAGCAAAAAGGACTGGATCGGGCTCTACCGCGTCGGCGACAACCTATCCCGAGACGTCACCAAGATTGGGTCTCAAGGCCGCTGGATCGCGACCAACCCCGGCGCCTACGACTACTCCAAGGCCGACAAGGGCGTCCTCGTCGCAGATCAGCGTGTTTCAGCCGCCGAACGCAAAGAGGGCGAAAGCAAAGAGTTCATGACTGGCGAAATCGAATTCGCCGGCGACAAGCTCTGGTGGACACAAGGCGTCTTTGAATTCCGCTACCACCACGACGGCAAATACAACGTCATGGCCGTCTCGCTCCCCTTCGAAATCAAAATCAACCGCTTCGACAACGACGATATCGACCACAACAATGGCATGGTCCGCAATGCCATCGAACAAGCTCTGTTACCGGTGATCCAGAACTGCTTTGACCGCGACCCGGACGTGGCGCCGAGGAGTGTGGATGAGCAGTTCGGGCCTACACTGGAGAGGGAGGGCAAGTATGCGAAGCGGGTGGTGTATGCGGTGCAGCAAATGTTTGGGATTGAGTTTGCGCCGGAGGTGGTGCAGGCGGATGGCAATGTGAGGAATTTGGCGTGGAGGATATGTAATGCGAAGAAGGTGTTGGCGCCGTATAGTCTGCAGCAGAGTATGGGGGTGGGGACGCCGGAGTAG